One genomic region from Anabaena sp. PCC 7108 encodes:
- a CDS encoding ChaB family protein, with the protein MPYNKIDELPQDIQARLPEHAQQIFVAAFNAAQHDGMSEEGAKEVAWNSVHNEYEPDSQGNWRRKPEDPATHHKAVTSGGN; encoded by the coding sequence ATGCCTTATAACAAAATAGATGAATTACCTCAAGACATCCAAGCACGACTACCAGAACACGCACAACAGATTTTTGTTGCTGCTTTCAACGCTGCACAACATGATGGAATGAGTGAAGAAGGTGCAAAGGAAGTAGCTTGGAATAGTGTTCATAATGAATATGAACCAGATAGCCAAGGTAACTGGCGTAGAAAACCAGAAGATCCTGCCACACATCATAAAGCTGTAACATCTGGTGGTAATTAA
- a CDS encoding GNAT family N-acetyltransferase has protein sequence MLIIQNEIRLRPMRDDINDYELMAKWRTDEQVLKYYGGRDDPHYLEKVIATYQPRIQREEPVIPCIFSYKNQDIGYLQYYCLNQIPEEIRQMYCLENTDNVYGIDLFIGETQYWNLGIGTQVLSSAVEFIFTELQAVRIVIDPSVKNPRAIRCYEKSGFVKVKLLPSYELHEGKYQDCWLMAIDRNKSLH, from the coding sequence ATGTTAATTATTCAAAATGAAATTAGGCTTCGTCCTATGAGAGATGATATAAATGACTATGAGTTAATGGCAAAATGGCGGACAGATGAACAAGTATTAAAATATTATGGAGGACGAGATGATCCTCATTATCTAGAAAAAGTTATCGCCACCTATCAACCGAGAATTCAGAGAGAAGAACCTGTAATTCCCTGTATCTTCTCCTATAAAAATCAGGATATTGGTTATTTACAATATTATTGTCTCAATCAAATACCAGAAGAAATTAGACAAATGTATTGTTTAGAAAATACAGATAATGTCTATGGAATCGACTTATTTATCGGCGAAACTCAATATTGGAATCTAGGAATTGGGACACAAGTGCTTTCATCAGCCGTAGAATTCATTTTTACAGAACTACAAGCTGTTAGAATAGTTATTGATCCAAGTGTAAAAAATCCTCGTGCTATCCGCTGCTATGAAAAATCTGGGTTTGTAAAAGTCAAGCTGTTACCCTCCTATGAACTGCATGAAGGTAAGTATCAGGATTGCTGGTTAATGGCAATAGACCGCAATAAATCATTACACTAA